A DNA window from Drosophila pseudoobscura strain MV-25-SWS-2005 chromosome 2, UCI_Dpse_MV25, whole genome shotgun sequence contains the following coding sequences:
- the Tm2 gene encoding tropomyosin-2 isoform X2, producing MDAIKKKMQAMKLEKDNAIDKADTCENQAKDANSRADKLNEEVRDLEKKFVQVEVDLVTAKEQLEKANAELEEKEKLLTSTESEVATQNRKVQQIEEDLEKSEERSTTAQQKLLEATQSADENNRMCKVLENRSQQDEERMDQLTNQLKEARMLAEDADTKSDEVSRKLAFVEDELEVAEDRVRSGEAKIMELEEELKVVGNSLKSLEVSEEKANQRVEEFKREMKTLAIKLKEAEQRAEHAEKQVKRLQKEVDRLEDRLFNEKEKYKAICDDLDQTFAELTGY from the exons atGGACGCCATCAAGAAGAAGATGCAAGCGATGAAGCTTGAGAAGGATAATGCCATTGACAAGGCAGATACCTGCGAGAATCAAGCCAAGGATGCCAACTCCCGCGCCGACAAACTCAATGAGGAAGTGCGCGATCTGGAGAAGAAGTTCGTCCAGGTTGAGGTCGATTTGGTCACCGCcaaggagcagctggagaagGCCAACGCCgagctggaggagaaggagaaactGTTGACCTCCACCGAGTCTGAGGTCGCCACCCAGAACCGCAAGGTCCAACAGATTGAGGAGGATCTGGAAAAGTCTGAGGAACGCTCGACCACCGCTCAACAGAAGCTGCTGGAGGCCACACAGTCGGCCGATGAGAACAACCGTATGTGCAAGGTGTTGGAGAACCGCTCCCAGCAGGATGAGGAGCGCATGGACCAGCTGACCAACCAGCTGAAGGAGGCCCGCATGCTCGCTGAGGATGCCGACACCAAGTCCGATGAGGTTTCCCGCAAGCTGGCCTTCGTTGAAGACGAGCTGGAGGTCGCTGAGGATCGTGTCCGCTCCGGCGAGGCCAAGATCATGGAGCTCGAGGAAGAGTTGAAG GTTGTCGGAAACTCCCTGAAATCTCTGGAAGTGTCCGAGGAGAAGGCCAACCAGCGCGTGGAGGAATTCAAGCGCGAGATGAAGACCCTGGCCATCAAATTGAAGGAGGCCGAGCAGCGCGCCGAGCACGCCGAGAAGCAAGTGAAGCGCCTGCAGAAGGAGGTCGACAGGCTAGAAG ACCGTCTCTTCAATGAGAAGGAAAAGTACAAAGCAATCTGCGACGATTTGGACCAAACATTTGCCGAACTTACTggatattaa
- the Tm2 gene encoding tropomyosin-2 isoform X1, with translation MDAIKKKMQAMKLEKDNAIDKADTCENQAKDANSRADKLNEEVRDLEKKFVQVEVDLVTAKEQLEKANAELEEKEKLLTSTESEVATQNRKVQQIEEDLEKSEERSTTAQQKLLEATQSADENNRMCKVLENRSQQDEERMDQLTNQLKEARMLAEDADTKSDEVSRKLAFVEDELEVAEDRVRSGEAKIMELEEELKVVGNSLKSLEVSEEKANQRVEEFKREMKTLAIKLKEAEQRAEHAEKQVKRLQKEVDRLEDELGINKDRYKSLADEMDSTFAELAGY, from the exons atGGACGCCATCAAGAAGAAGATGCAAGCGATGAAGCTTGAGAAGGATAATGCCATTGACAAGGCAGATACCTGCGAGAATCAAGCCAAGGATGCCAACTCCCGCGCCGACAAACTCAATGAGGAAGTGCGCGATCTGGAGAAGAAGTTCGTCCAGGTTGAGGTCGATTTGGTCACCGCcaaggagcagctggagaagGCCAACGCCgagctggaggagaaggagaaactGTTGACCTCCACCGAGTCTGAGGTCGCCACCCAGAACCGCAAGGTCCAACAGATTGAGGAGGATCTGGAAAAGTCTGAGGAACGCTCGACCACCGCTCAACAGAAGCTGCTGGAGGCCACACAGTCGGCCGATGAGAACAACCGTATGTGCAAGGTGTTGGAGAACCGCTCCCAGCAGGATGAGGAGCGCATGGACCAGCTGACCAACCAGCTGAAGGAGGCCCGCATGCTCGCTGAGGATGCCGACACCAAGTCCGATGAGGTTTCCCGCAAGCTGGCCTTCGTTGAAGACGAGCTGGAGGTCGCTGAGGATCGTGTCCGCTCCGGCGAGGCCAAGATCATGGAGCTCGAGGAAGAGTTGAAG GTTGTCGGAAACTCCCTGAAATCTCTGGAAGTGTCCGAGGAGAAGGCCAACCAGCGCGTGGAGGAATTCAAGCGCGAGATGAAGACCCTGGCCATCAAATTGAAGGAGGCCGAGCAGCGCGCCGAGCACGCCGAGAAGCAAGTGAAGCGCCTGCAGAAGGAGGTCGACAGGCTAGAAG ACGAGTTGGGCATCAACAAGGACAGGTACAAGTCCCTCGCCGACGAGATGGA